In Paracoccus fistulariae, a single window of DNA contains:
- a CDS encoding MFS transporter gives MASVVRSTWPLLLGILLLMVGNGMQGTLLGIRGGIEGIPTFQMSVVMSAYFGGFLLGSLAAPRMIQTVGHVRVFAALGSLISAVLVLYATAPDWIVWSVLRFIIGFSFCGVYITAESWLNAGATNETRGQALSAYMIVQMAGIIIAQFLLNTGDPAGFLLFIIPSVLVSLSFTPILLSAQPAPAFSTIKRMSFGRLYRASPLGCIGVFLMGGVFSALFGMSSVWGASTGMTVRDISVFVAAIYIGGLMLQFPIGWLSDRMDRRKLILGLSVFGSVVIAATIALQPNIWWLMIVGALIGGVANPVYALLLAYTNDYLDQSDMAAASAGLLFINGLGSMTGPLITGWLMGLIGPDGFWVYMGILLAALAIYAGWRMTRRASISVEDQGSYAVITPSATTLAVSEALDEAQSDSVASDPADEDLDADPHDDIPQAVENPDGRSAG, from the coding sequence ATGGCATCGGTAGTGCGTTCAACCTGGCCCCTTTTGTTGGGCATCCTGTTGCTGATGGTCGGCAACGGCATGCAGGGCACATTGCTGGGTATTCGCGGCGGGATCGAGGGGATCCCGACCTTCCAGATGTCGGTCGTCATGTCGGCCTATTTCGGTGGCTTCCTGCTGGGCAGTCTGGCCGCGCCACGGATGATCCAGACCGTCGGCCATGTGCGCGTCTTTGCGGCCCTGGGCTCGTTGATTTCGGCGGTGCTGGTGCTTTATGCCACGGCGCCCGACTGGATCGTCTGGTCCGTGCTGCGCTTCATCATCGGCTTCTCCTTCTGCGGCGTCTATATCACCGCCGAAAGCTGGCTGAATGCCGGCGCCACGAATGAGACGCGGGGCCAAGCGCTGTCGGCATACATGATCGTGCAGATGGCGGGGATCATCATCGCGCAATTCCTGCTGAACACGGGCGATCCGGCGGGGTTCCTGCTGTTCATCATCCCCTCGGTGCTGGTGTCGCTGTCCTTCACGCCGATTCTGCTGTCGGCGCAGCCCGCCCCGGCATTTTCGACCATCAAGCGCATGTCCTTTGGCCGCCTCTACCGGGCCTCTCCGCTGGGCTGTATCGGCGTGTTCCTGATGGGGGGCGTATTCTCGGCGCTGTTTGGCATGTCCTCGGTCTGGGGCGCGTCGACGGGCATGACGGTGCGCGATATCTCGGTCTTTGTGGCGGCGATCTATATCGGCGGGCTGATGCTGCAATTTCCTATCGGCTGGCTGTCGGACCGAATGGACCGGCGCAAGCTGATCCTGGGGCTGTCGGTCTTCGGGTCGGTGGTGATCGCGGCGACAATCGCGCTGCAGCCGAATATCTGGTGGCTGATGATCGTCGGGGCGCTGATCGGCGGCGTCGCCAATCCGGTCTATGCGCTTCTGCTGGCCTATACGAACGACTACCTGGATCAGTCCGATATGGCGGCAGCCTCGGCCGGCCTTCTGTTCATCAACGGCCTTGGCTCGATGACGGGTCCGCTGATCACCGGCTGGCTGATGGGTCTGATCGGCCCGGACGGGTTCTGGGTCTATATGGGGATCCTGCTGGCCGCGCTGGCGATCTATGCCGGCTGGCGGATGACGCGCCGCGCTTCGATCTCGGTCGAGGATCAGGGCAGCTATGCCGTCATCACGCCCAGTGCGACGACTTTGGCCGTGTCCGAGGCGCTGGACGAAGCCCAAAGCGACAGCGTGGCAAGCGATCCGGCGGATGAGGATCTGGACGCGGATCCCCATGACGACATTCCCCAGGCGGTCGAAAATCCGGATGGCCGCAGCGCGGGATAG
- the queA gene encoding tRNA preQ1(34) S-adenosylmethionine ribosyltransferase-isomerase QueA — protein MKLDDFDFDLPRELIATRPAKPRSSARLLLAQGGDIADRHVHDLPQILQPGDVLVLNDTKVIPARLSGTRSRATPQGEAVARIEVTLLEPAAEGWTALAKPMRKLKRGEVIRFGDQLSATVAEIGPDGLRLVFDAQGDAFDAALAQVGAMPLPPYIAALRAPDRQDHQDYQTVWAQHQGAVAAPTASLHFDEPLLEALRQRGVEFVHVTLHVGAGTFLPVKVEDVTTHRMHAEWGEVTAEAAQRINRARAEGRRVIPVGTTALRLIESAATEQGLMQPFRGTTDIFIYPGYHFRVTDGLMTNFHLPKSTLLMLVSALMGPQRIRQIYDHAVKNSYRFFSYGDSSLLIP, from the coding sequence ATGAAACTGGATGATTTCGATTTCGACCTGCCGCGAGAGCTGATCGCGACCCGCCCCGCCAAGCCACGCAGCTCCGCACGGCTGTTGCTGGCGCAAGGGGGTGACATTGCCGACCGCCATGTCCACGATCTGCCGCAGATTTTGCAGCCCGGCGATGTGCTGGTGCTGAACGATACCAAGGTCATTCCCGCGCGGCTGTCGGGCACCCGCAGCCGCGCCACCCCGCAGGGCGAGGCCGTGGCCCGGATCGAAGTGACCCTGCTGGAGCCCGCGGCCGAGGGCTGGACCGCGCTGGCCAAGCCGATGCGCAAGCTGAAGCGGGGTGAGGTGATCCGCTTCGGCGATCAGCTGTCGGCCACCGTGGCCGAGATCGGGCCCGACGGGCTGCGGCTGGTCTTCGATGCGCAGGGCGACGCCTTTGATGCAGCGCTGGCGCAGGTGGGGGCGATGCCGCTGCCGCCCTATATCGCCGCGCTGCGGGCGCCCGACCGGCAGGATCATCAGGATTACCAGACCGTCTGGGCGCAGCATCAGGGCGCCGTGGCCGCCCCCACGGCCAGCCTGCATTTCGATGAACCGCTGCTAGAGGCGCTGCGTCAGCGCGGCGTCGAATTCGTGCATGTCACCTTGCATGTCGGGGCAGGGACGTTCCTGCCGGTCAAGGTCGAGGATGTCACCACCCACAGGATGCATGCCGAATGGGGCGAGGTCACGGCCGAGGCTGCCCAGCGGATCAACCGCGCCAGGGCCGAGGGTCGCCGGGTGATTCCCGTCGGCACCACGGCGCTGCGGCTGATCGAATCCGCCGCGACAGAGCAGGGCCTGATGCAGCCGTTTCGGGGCACGACGGATATTTTCATCTATCCCGGTTATCACTTCCGGGTGACCGATGGTCTGATGACGAACTTTCATCTGCCAAAATCGACATTGCTGATGTTGGTTTCCGCCCTGATGGGGCCGCAGCGCATCCGGCAAATATATGATCACGCAGTTAAAAATTCGTATAGGTTCTTCAGCTATGGTGACTCGTCCCTGCTGATTCCCTAA
- a CDS encoding (2Fe-2S)-binding protein, whose amino-acid sequence MIVCHCTQITDTEIHSAIEWMRAADPQTIITPGKIYHALGKRADCGGCMPLFLDTMRHSASLGVAPPILRDKTDSMKGYEHEGRRKGHRVPKRSSAV is encoded by the coding sequence ATGATTGTCTGTCACTGCACCCAGATCACCGATACAGAGATCCACTCTGCCATCGAATGGATGCGTGCCGCCGATCCGCAGACGATCATCACGCCGGGAAAGATCTATCATGCCCTTGGAAAGCGTGCAGATTGCGGTGGTTGCATGCCGCTCTTTCTGGACACCATGCGTCATTCAGCTAGTCTGGGCGTAGCCCCGCCGATTTTGCGGGACAAGACAGACAGTATGAAGGGGTATGAACATGAAGGGCGACGCAAAGGTCATAGAGTACCTAAACGCAGCTCTGCGGTCTGA